Part of the Planctomycetia bacterium genome is shown below.
GCGATGACCAAGTCGTCGAACACGACCGGGATGTTCGTCCGGCCGCCGTAGGTGGAGAGGAAGCCGAACTCCTCGTGCAGCGACCGCTGCCACTTCGTCCTGCCGGTCGCCGCGTCGATCGCCGTGAACACGCCGCACACGCCATGCGCGAACACGGTGTTGGTCCGCGGGTCGGCGCTGACGGCCGACCAGCCGACCCGCTCGGCCGGGACATCGGAGAGATAGACGTTGAACACGTTCTCCCAGAGCTGTTGTCCGGTGCGGGCGTCGAGGCACAGCACCTTCTCCGCCTCCTCCTTGGTGCCCGGCTTGTGGCGGACGAGGGTGTAGAGTTTGCCTCCCATGATCACCGGCGTGGAGATGCCGCCGGCCGCGTCGCTCTTCCAGAGGACGTTGGTGTTCTTCCCCGGATCGAATGCCGTGGGCAGGCCGCGGCTCGCGTACTGCCGGTCCTGCCCGGGGCCGCGCCAGTCGGGCCATTCATTGGCTGAGCCGGCCGCCGCGCTGACGAGTGCCAGCAGGCACGTTCCCGTGAGGACGAGCGAATCGCATCTCATGCGCGCCGCGCCGTTCATCGGCGGCCCTTCTTGGTGCTGCGGACATCCTCGGGCAGTTTCGGGTCGACGAGGCCGCGGGATCCGCGGCCCTGGCTGAGCCGGTCGGCGACGTCGGCGGCGATGCTCTCGAGGTCGGCGTTCCACCATGTGCGCTGCTCGGCGGCAGGCGGGGGCGACAGCGGGCGGACGACCCGCATCCCGACGCCGAGCGCCGGCTCCTCGGTGTACCACCACGGGCTCTTGGGGAGGTTGGGATCGACGTCCTTCCAGTCGGGTTCGTCCTCCGTGCCACCGGCGTCGCGGGAGCCGCGCCGGGCGGCGCTGCGGCAGCGATCGGCGTCGTCGTAGAACGACCCGCCGCGCAGGACGCGCGGATAGAGTCTTTTCGGCCAGGTGATCGCGTCGGCGACCGTCACGGGCTGCGGCAGCGCGGCCTGCCGGGTGTAGCCGCCGGCGACGAGTTCATCGATGACCCACTCGGCGACGTTGCCGTGCATGTCGTGGAGCCCCCAGGCGTTGGCCTTCTTCAGGCCGACCTTGTGAGGGGTGTCGTCGGCGTTGTCGGCGAACCAGGCCACCGCATCGAGGCCGGCCGCGTCGGTGCCGGTGTTCCAGGGCGTGGTCGATCCGGCGCGGCAGGCGTATTCCCACTCGCTCTCGGTCGGCAGCCGGTAGAACCGACCGCTCAGGCCGCTGATCCACTTGGTGTACTGCCGGGCGGCGAACTGGGTCATGGTCACCGCGGGCAGTTCCGGATCCTCCCCCTTGCCGAACGTCGTCGTCGGGTCATAGAGGTTGGAGGGGGCGGTGACGGCATCGGCCTCGTTCTCGGGCGTGATCGTCCGCAGGCCGGATGCCTCGAGGGCCTTGAAGTCGTCACAGGCCGACATGAAGGTCTTGTACTCGGCCCACGCCACCTCGCAGCGGCCCATCCAGAACGGGGCGACCGTGACCGTGAACGTCGGACCCTCGTCTGCCGAGCGGTCCGTCTCGTCGGCGGGGCTTCCCATGCAGAACGTTCCGCCCGGGATCGGCAGCATGCGGAAGGTCACGTCCGTGCCTGTGATCTTCTCGTCGTAGGGGACCATCCAGCCGCCCGGCACGGCGACCGCGCCGGCGACATCGGGCGCGGCGGGGCCGGCCACGAACCCTGGTGTCGACGCCGCGTCGGCCGCGGGAGAACTGCGGCCACCGGCCACGACCGCCAGCAGGGCAGCGACCAAGACAGACGGAATGCGGCGGGGGAACACGGTCGGGCAATGCAACATGGGTGGCATCCAGAAAGGCTCGAGCGGGCGTGTGGGCATTTCGTGGGCCGTAGCGACCAAAGCAAAAGTGTACCCTGAAACGAGTCCGGCACCCATCGGTGGGTGCGGCTCGTGAGCAGTCCCGAACCACACCGGCCCGACCCTCATCGTTCAGCGGCGACCCTTCCTGGCGCGGCGGACATCCTCGGGCATTTTAGGATCGACGAGGCCGCGGGATCCCTTGCCCTCGCGGAGCCGGTCGGCGACGTCGGCGGCGATGCACTCCAGGTCGGCGTTCCACCATTTCCGCTGCTCGGCGGCCGGCGGGGCGACGAAGGGCCGGACGACCCGCATGCCCACCCCGATCGCGGGTGGCTCGGTGTACCAACACGGGCTCAAGGGGACGTTGGGATCGCTGTATTTCCAACCCGGATCTGCGTCCGTGCCGTGGTCATCGCGGGAGCCGCGCCGCGCGGCGCTGCGGCAGCGATCGGCGTCGTCGTAGAACGAACCCCCGCGCACGATGCGTGGGTAAAGTATCTTCGGCCAGGTGATCGCGTCGGCGACCGCCACGGGCTGGGGCAGCGCGGCCGGGCGGGCGTAGCCGCCGGCGACGAGTTCATCGATGACCCACTCGGCGACGTTACCGTGCATGTCGTGCAGCCCCCAGGCGTTGGCCTTCTTCAGGCCGACCTTGCGGGGCGTGTCGTCGGAGTTGTCGGCGAACCAGGCCGCGGCATCGAGGGAGTCGGCGTCGGCGCCCGTGTTCCACGGCGTGGTCGAGCCGGCCCGGCAGGCGTACTCCCACTCGCTCTCGGCCGGCAGCCGGTAGAACCGACCGCTCAGGCCGCTGATCCACTTGGTGTACTGCCGGGCGGCGAACGGGGTCATCGTTACCGCGGGGAGTTCCGGATCCTCCCCCTTCATGAACGTTCTATCCGGCTCGTACAGGTTCGAGGGGGAGGTGACGGCATCGGCCTCGTTGTCGGGCGTGATCGACCGCAGGCCGGCGGCCTCGAGGGCCAGGAAGTCGTCAGAGGCCGCCATGAAGGTCTTGTACTCGGCCCACGTCACCTCGCAGCGGCCGATCCAGAAGGGGGCGACCGAGACCGTGAACGTTGGCCCCTCGTCGACTGACCGGTCCTGCTCGTCGGCCGGGCTCCCCATGCGGAACGTGCCGCCGGGGATCGGGACCATGCGAAACGTCACGTCGGTGCCGGCGATCTTCTCCTCGTAGGGCACCATCCAGCCGCCCGGCACGGCGACTGCGCCGGCGACATCGGGCTTGGCGTCGCCGGCCACGAACCCCATGGTTGCCGGGGTGTCCGGTGTCTCGCTCGCCGTGGCGCCGACGCCACTGGCCCCGATCGCCAGCAGTGCACCGCATGCGACCAACAACGCGCGGGCCAGGCGCGGCGCTCCAGAACGCAGCATGGGTGGCATCCAGGGCTTGAGCGGGCGCGGCGGGACGAACTGCCAGTCGCGACGTGCCCGAAAGTGTACCCTGACGGGGAGCCCGGGACCCATCCGTGAGAGCCGCCTCGTGACGAGCCCCAAACCAAACCGCCCGACCGGCAAAAAGTCCGCCGCCGGCAAAGCCGACAAGCCCGCCGAGCGGGTCGTGGCCGAGAACCGCAAGGCCCGCCACGAGTACGAGATCCTCGACACGCTGGAGTGCGGCATCGCGCTGGTGGGCAGCGAGGTGAAGAGCCTGCGGGCGGGGCGGATGTCACTCGACGAGGCCTACGGCCGCATCAACGGCGACGAGGTCTGGCTGATCGGCTGCGACATCCCGGAGTACGAAAAGGCCAACCAGCTCAACCACCCGCCGAAACGGCCGCGGAAGCTCCTTCTTCACCGGCGCGAGATCAACAAGTTCGCCGGCCAGGCATTCGACAAGGGTCTGACGCTCGTGCCCCTGAAGCTGTACTTCAAGAATGGCCGGGTGAAGGTGCTGCTGGGCATCGGCCGCGGCCGCAAGGCCCATGACAAACGGGAGAAGCTCAAGGCCGCCAGCGCCCGGCGTGATATTGAAATCGCCCTCCGCGGCCGGGGTGGCCGCGGAGGGCGATGAAGGCGCTGAAAAACGCGGCGACCGCCTGCCCTGGCGGCCGGCTCAGTCCTCGCTGCCGACCAGCACGCCGGCCGGCGAGTCGGTGGAGTCTTCGGGGTGCCAGAGGGGCATGCCCCGCTGGATGCGTTCGGCAAGCACGTCGATCTTCTGCCGCGAGCCCGCCGGGGCGGTCGTGGGGAAGAATTCGGTCGTGCACTGGGGCTCGTAGTTCTCGTCGTGGCCGTAGAGCTCGATGATCTCGAAAACGTTGCGGATCCTTGCCATCGGAAAGAAACAGGTCCTTTCTGGTTTTTGGGGGAGTTCTTGAGTGACGGAAGTGGTACGGATCGGCGGCATGGTTCCGTCGAACAGGACGCGTCAGCCCAACCCGTCAAGGGGCCGCACAAGCGGCCCGATGGCGGTCCCGAGTCGGCTGCGGGGCGGCTCGCGGACGGGACGGCGCGAACGCCGCGGCGAGCGTCTCGTTCGAACTGAACGACGACATTATGGACCCGTGCTTGCACGAGTCAAACAATTCGCCGCCCAGGTTTTTTTCCTGAAAAAAAGCCGTTTTTTTCGGCAGATTGTCCGGCACGATCCGCGCCAATTACCATGAGGCGATGCCCCGGGGTTTCGGTGTGGCTGGAGCCCGCCTTCCCCACGGGCAGGTCGTGGTCGGCGGCGGGCACACACCCGCCGGCGCCGCTATCGATGCCCCAGTTCACCGGCTCGCTCGTCCGCTACCCGGCCCGGGTGTCGTTCGTGGCCTACGTCGTCGCCGTACTGCTCGGCGGTTTTCTGCTCACGCTGCCGGCCTGCCGCCAGCCGGGCCGCCCCCCGGTGAGTTTCGTGGACGGCGCGTTCACGGCGACGAGCGCCTGCTGCGTCACCGGCCTGACGGTCCGCTCCACGCTCAATGATTTTTCCTTCCTCGGGCAGGCTCTGATCCTGGCCCTGATCCAGCTCGGCGGGCTGGGCATCATGACGATCACGACGCTCGTCTCGTTCCACATCGGCGGGCAGGCGACGCTCCATCAACGGGCGGTGATCGCCGAGACACTGGGCATCCGCTCGGGCCGCGACCTGCGCTGGGTGACGTTCGGCGTGCTCGTGACCGTGCTCAGCGCCGAACT
Proteins encoded:
- a CDS encoding transcriptional regulator, coding for MLHCPTVFPRRIPSVLVAALLAVVAGGRSSPAADAASTPGFVAGPAAPDVAGAVAVPGGWMVPYDEKITGTDVTFRMLPIPGGTFCMGSPADETDRSADEGPTFTVTVAPFWMGRCEVAWAEYKTFMSACDDFKALEASGLRTITPENEADAVTAPSNLYDPTTTFGKGEDPELPAVTMTQFAARQYTKWISGLSGRFYRLPTESEWEYACRAGSTTPWNTGTDAAGLDAVAWFADNADDTPHKVGLKKANAWGLHDMHGNVAEWVIDELVAGGYTRQAALPQPVTVADAITWPKRLYPRVLRGGSFYDDADRCRSAARRGSRDAGGTEDEPDWKDVDPNLPKSPWWYTEEPALGVGMRVVRPLSPPPAAEQRTWWNADLESIAADVADRLSQGRGSRGLVDPKLPEDVRSTKKGRR
- a CDS encoding transcriptional regulator, yielding MGFVAGDAKPDVAGAVAVPGGWMVPYEEKIAGTDVTFRMVPIPGGTFRMGSPADEQDRSVDEGPTFTVSVAPFWIGRCEVTWAEYKTFMAASDDFLALEAAGLRSITPDNEADAVTSPSNLYEPDRTFMKGEDPELPAVTMTPFAARQYTKWISGLSGRFYRLPAESEWEYACRAGSTTPWNTGADADSLDAAAWFADNSDDTPRKVGLKKANAWGLHDMHGNVAEWVIDELVAGGYARPAALPQPVAVADAITWPKILYPRIVRGGSFYDDADRCRSAARRGSRDDHGTDADPGWKYSDPNVPLSPCWYTEPPAIGVGMRVVRPFVAPPAAEQRKWWNADLECIAADVADRLREGKGSRGLVDPKMPEDVRRARKGRR